One genomic segment of uncultured Desulfobacter sp. includes these proteins:
- a CDS encoding AIR synthase-related protein gives MISNIEITLKQDLRDAEGQSLMKKASAYFGIKIDDARCINIVTLESDLSQDELETIRREVFTNPVIQESSLSPLDIDFHFCIWVGFRPGVRDNPGATAVEAVRDLLKKDFSAHENIYTSKRYCLSGADLTREDVEKIAGRILSNSIIQQYKVFSKDQWDKKIGADVKPAKVILNHTPGFDTMDIDTDEILAQISHDRSLSLNPRDIPVIRGYFLDEKVLAERAQMGLSKPTDVELEYISQSRSDHCCHNTFNGIFRYTDTETGETAQENSLFNTYIKTPTLALKKSKNWVVSVLWDNAGIGSFDDENNYVITGETHNSPSNMEAYGGAITGIVGVYRDPMGTGLGSKLFMGSFGFCVGDINYNGPLKPPLHPRRLLDGVIEGVKDGGNKSGVPTTFGQTLFDPGYMGKSLVFVTALGIMPKTVNGKPSHEKTTSPGELIIMSGGRVGKDGIHGVTASSKSFSENTPAGHVQIGDPYTQKKMHDFLLICRDEGLITFITDNGGGGLSSSVGESAMLSNGCEVWLDKVPLKYEGLDMWEIWISESQERMTIAIKPENLDRFMALSELHEVESTVIGKYTDSGKLHIKYKDQTCAYVDMDLLDKGFPAWEFEAIWTPPETRGLTEPVISTPKNFNGLLEQMLARPNICSKEWIIRQYDHEVQGGSVIKPLVGINRNIPTNASVTRPVLTSERGLAFSQSILPWYSKIDAYHMMACTIDEAVRRLIAVGGSLDHIGGVDNFCWPDIGYDALSNPDGKFKAAQLVRACRALKDACMAYGIPLLSGKDSMYVDGHLEGAFGERIKVSALETVQFSAVSLVSDVSRCVTLEPKTAGDFLYVLGSTGDELGASEYYEMFDKTGLNVPLVDFSKFKTLYKVLEKAIDTELVASCHAVGRGGLGIHFSLVAMAGGLGLDIDLAGLPLTDDLALSSEKALFSESAGRFIVTVAPDKKQTFEKLCKGLPCACLGMVTDSHDRLKIASDGNPVADLTIATLDSAFNKTFGDKI, from the coding sequence ATGATTTCCAACATCGAAATCACGCTAAAGCAGGATTTAAGAGATGCCGAAGGCCAGTCTTTGATGAAGAAGGCCAGTGCATATTTCGGTATTAAAATAGATGATGCGCGCTGCATCAATATCGTGACCCTGGAGTCTGATCTAAGTCAGGACGAACTGGAAACCATACGCCGGGAGGTGTTTACCAATCCTGTTATCCAGGAATCCAGCCTTTCGCCTTTAGATATTGACTTTCATTTTTGTATCTGGGTGGGTTTTCGTCCAGGGGTTCGGGATAATCCCGGTGCTACGGCTGTGGAAGCGGTCAGGGATCTTCTTAAAAAAGATTTTTCGGCCCATGAAAATATTTACACATCTAAACGGTACTGTCTGAGCGGGGCTGACCTGACCCGGGAAGATGTTGAAAAGATCGCCGGCCGGATTTTGTCCAATAGCATTATTCAGCAATACAAAGTGTTCAGCAAAGACCAATGGGACAAAAAGATCGGGGCCGATGTAAAACCTGCCAAGGTTATTTTAAATCATACCCCCGGCTTTGACACCATGGATATTGATACCGATGAGATCCTTGCCCAAATTTCCCATGACCGCAGTTTGTCACTGAATCCCAGGGATATCCCTGTGATCCGGGGGTATTTCCTGGATGAAAAGGTCCTGGCAGAACGAGCACAAATGGGGTTATCAAAGCCTACGGATGTTGAGCTTGAATATATCTCCCAGTCCCGGTCGGATCATTGCTGTCACAACACCTTTAACGGTATTTTCAGGTATACGGACACGGAAACCGGTGAAACCGCGCAGGAAAATTCGCTGTTTAACACTTATATCAAAACACCCACCCTGGCTCTGAAAAAGTCTAAAAACTGGGTGGTTTCGGTGTTATGGGACAATGCCGGTATAGGGTCTTTCGATGATGAAAATAACTATGTCATTACAGGTGAAACCCATAATTCACCGTCCAACATGGAAGCTTACGGTGGCGCCATCACAGGGATTGTGGGCGTTTACCGCGATCCCATGGGCACGGGCCTTGGTTCCAAGTTGTTCATGGGCAGTTTCGGCTTCTGCGTGGGCGATATCAATTATAATGGTCCGTTAAAACCACCCCTACATCCCCGGCGTCTGCTTGACGGAGTTATTGAAGGTGTTAAGGACGGGGGAAATAAAAGCGGGGTGCCGACGACCTTTGGCCAGACCTTGTTTGATCCCGGTTACATGGGCAAATCTTTGGTTTTTGTTACCGCTTTGGGGATTATGCCTAAAACCGTGAATGGTAAGCCAAGCCATGAAAAAACCACTTCCCCGGGCGAGTTGATCATCATGAGCGGTGGCCGTGTGGGCAAAGACGGTATCCACGGGGTAACAGCCTCTTCCAAAAGCTTTTCCGAGAACACCCCGGCCGGACATGTCCAGATCGGCGATCCCTACACCCAGAAAAAAATGCATGATTTTTTGCTGATATGCCGGGATGAAGGGCTGATCACCTTTATTACGGATAACGGTGGCGGTGGATTATCTTCTTCCGTGGGCGAATCCGCCATGCTCTCCAACGGATGTGAGGTCTGGCTTGACAAGGTGCCCTTGAAATACGAGGGCCTGGACATGTGGGAAATCTGGATTTCCGAATCCCAGGAGCGCATGACCATTGCCATTAAGCCCGAAAATCTTGACAGGTTTATGGCGCTGTCTGAACTCCATGAGGTGGAATCCACGGTCATTGGCAAATATACGGATTCAGGCAAACTGCATATCAAGTACAAAGACCAGACCTGTGCTTATGTGGATATGGATCTTCTCGATAAAGGGTTCCCGGCCTGGGAATTTGAGGCGATCTGGACGCCGCCTGAGACTCGCGGCCTGACCGAACCTGTGATTTCCACACCAAAAAATTTTAATGGTCTGCTTGAACAGATGCTGGCCAGGCCCAATATATGCAGCAAAGAGTGGATCATTCGTCAATATGACCACGAGGTTCAGGGCGGATCCGTGATCAAACCCTTGGTGGGAATCAACCGTAACATCCCCACGAATGCTTCGGTGACCCGGCCTGTGCTTACCAGCGAGCGTGGACTTGCCTTTTCCCAGAGCATTTTGCCCTGGTACTCAAAAATTGATGCGTATCATATGATGGCCTGTACCATTGATGAGGCGGTCCGTCGTCTCATTGCCGTGGGTGGTTCTCTGGACCACATCGGCGGCGTGGATAATTTCTGCTGGCCGGATATCGGATATGACGCCTTGTCCAATCCGGACGGAAAATTTAAGGCAGCCCAGCTTGTCCGGGCCTGCCGGGCCTTGAAAGATGCCTGCATGGCCTATGGGATTCCATTGCTCTCAGGCAAGGACTCCATGTATGTGGACGGTCATCTGGAAGGGGCGTTTGGTGAGCGTATCAAAGTATCAGCCCTTGAGACGGTTCAGTTTTCCGCCGTATCCCTGGTTTCCGATGTCAGCCGGTGTGTGACCCTGGAACCCAAAACAGCGGGCGATTTTTTATATGTGCTGGGTAGCACCGGGGATGAACTGGGCGCATCGGAGTATTACGAGATGTTCGATAAAACCGGTCTCAATGTGCCTTTGGTTGACTTTTCAAAATTTAAAACTTTGTACAAAGTCCTGGAAAAAGCCATTGACACCGAACTGGTTGCCTCCTGCCATGCTGTGGGACGCGGTGGTTTAGGTATTCATTTCAGTCTTGTGGCCATGGCCGGCGGACTCGGCCTTGACATTGATCTGGCCGGGCTGCCCCTGACAGACGATTTGGCGCTTTCCAGTGAAAAAGCCTTATTTTCCGAGTCTGCCGGACGGTTTATCGTCACCGTGGCCCCGGATAAAAAACAAACTTTTGAAAAATTGTGTAAGGGTCTGCCCTGTGCATGTCTGGGCATGGTAACCGACAGTCATGACCGTCTCAAAATTGCATCGGACGGTAATCCTGTGGCAGATTTGACCATTGCAACCCTTGATTCAGCATTCAACAAGACCTTTGGAGATAAGATATGA
- a CDS encoding phosphoribosylformylglycinamidine synthase subunit PurQ, with protein MSGASAVKALILTGFGLNCDYETAFAFEKAGADAHRVHINSLIRGDVRLPDFQILAFGGGFSWGDDHGAGVIQALKLKNNIGKDLLDFVGAGKLVIGICNGFQALVNLGLLPGLDQDYTRRSVAITYNDCGNFRDQWVRLVPDADSPCVFTKGLGVSDYPVRHGEGKVVAEPDVIERLVANRQVVFRYADENGAPANGAFPANPNGAVDDIAGICDPTGRIFGLMPHPEGYNHFGNHPDWPRQKAEAKRLGKSLEETITTGIRLFENGVNYIQSL; from the coding sequence ATGAGCGGCGCAAGCGCTGTAAAAGCGCTGATACTGACGGGATTTGGCCTGAACTGTGATTATGAAACCGCCTTTGCCTTTGAAAAGGCCGGCGCTGACGCCCACAGAGTACATATTAACTCTCTGATCCGTGGCGATGTCCGATTGCCGGATTTCCAGATCCTTGCATTTGGCGGCGGCTTTTCCTGGGGGGACGACCATGGGGCCGGGGTGATCCAGGCCCTGAAACTGAAAAACAATATCGGCAAAGACCTGTTGGATTTCGTGGGTGCCGGCAAGCTGGTCATTGGTATCTGCAACGGGTTTCAGGCTCTAGTGAATTTAGGCCTTTTGCCCGGACTGGACCAGGATTATACCCGCAGGTCCGTGGCGATTACCTATAATGACTGCGGAAATTTCAGGGACCAGTGGGTTCGGCTTGTGCCCGATGCAGACAGTCCCTGTGTGTTCACAAAAGGGTTGGGTGTATCTGACTATCCGGTACGCCACGGCGAAGGAAAGGTTGTCGCGGAACCTGACGTTATTGAACGCCTTGTTGCCAACCGCCAGGTGGTGTTCCGGTATGCCGATGAAAATGGTGCGCCCGCAAACGGTGCCTTTCCGGCCAATCCCAATGGGGCTGTGGATGATATTGCGGGGATCTGTGACCCCACCGGCCGAATATTTGGCCTGATGCCCCATCCCGAAGGCTATAACCATTTTGGCAACCATCCGGACTGGCCCAGGCAGAAAGCTGAAGCAAAGCGCCTTGGAAAATCTTTGGAAGAGACCATCACCACCGGGATACGGCTGTTTGAAAATGGTGTGAATTATATCCAAAGCCTTTAA
- a CDS encoding DUF554 domain-containing protein, whose product MLGTIVNILAILAGTTIGMLFRNGIPEKYNITVFQAIALSVILIGLKSALGCPDILVIIISLAVGAIIGEFLAIEAHLKKFGDFLEKKFTAPNASTPSMSTAFVTASLLFCVGSMAIVGSLESGLTGNHGTLFAKSFLDGVTSIILTASLGLGVGLSAGAVLVYQGAITLAAGFIKPYLIPSVVSQMSGAGGLLIAAIGLNMIREKKIAVGNMLPAIFLPLIYYFATTLFK is encoded by the coding sequence ATGCTGGGAACCATTGTAAACATCCTTGCCATTCTGGCGGGTACAACCATTGGAATGCTGTTTCGAAACGGTATCCCTGAGAAGTACAACATCACCGTGTTCCAGGCTATTGCCCTGTCCGTCATTCTCATCGGTCTGAAAAGTGCCTTGGGTTGCCCGGACATTCTGGTGATCATCATCAGCCTTGCCGTTGGTGCCATTATAGGTGAGTTTTTAGCCATAGAAGCGCATCTTAAAAAATTTGGGGATTTTCTGGAAAAAAAATTTACGGCGCCCAACGCATCAACGCCTTCCATGTCCACGGCCTTTGTTACGGCGTCCCTTTTATTCTGCGTGGGTTCCATGGCCATTGTGGGCTCCCTTGAAAGCGGGCTTACAGGCAACCATGGTACCTTGTTTGCCAAATCCTTTTTAGACGGTGTAACTTCCATTATCCTGACTGCATCTTTAGGGCTCGGGGTAGGGCTTTCCGCCGGGGCTGTTCTGGTTTACCAGGGCGCCATAACCCTTGCCGCAGGATTTATAAAACCCTATCTGATTCCTTCGGTGGTCAGCCAGATGTCCGGGGCAGGGGGACTGCTCATCGCAGCCATTGGATTGAACATGATCCGGGAAAAAAAGATCGCCGTGGGCAACATGCTGCCGGCCATATTTTTGCCGTTGATCTATTATTTTGCAACAACCCTGTTCAAGTAA
- the nth gene encoding endonuclease III: MAIDIAFFIGTLKQEVETYQVPVVDLIAVQSRSAFKVLVATILSARTKDEVTAVAAQRLLELAPDPETLRALSTSQIQKLIFPVGFYKSKAQYLSKLPEALDAFQGQVPDEIDALVTLPGVGRKTANLVRAVAFDKDAICVDTHVHRIMNIWGYVKTKTPLDTEKALRKKLPKKFWKEVNRILVTFGQGTCRPVGPHCYRCVLEKHCPKKGVKPAKPLKKK, from the coding sequence ATGGCCATTGATATTGCCTTTTTTATTGGGACGTTAAAGCAGGAGGTTGAGACCTACCAGGTGCCGGTGGTGGATCTGATTGCCGTGCAGAGCCGGTCTGCCTTTAAAGTGCTTGTGGCCACCATCCTGTCAGCGAGAACCAAAGATGAAGTTACGGCGGTTGCCGCACAGCGTCTGCTGGAACTGGCCCCGGACCCTGAAACATTGCGGGCGCTTTCCACTTCCCAGATTCAGAAATTGATTTTCCCCGTGGGATTTTACAAATCCAAAGCGCAATATTTATCAAAACTGCCCGAAGCCCTGGACGCCTTCCAAGGACAAGTACCCGATGAAATTGACGCCCTGGTGACCCTTCCGGGCGTAGGGCGTAAAACCGCCAATCTGGTCAGGGCGGTGGCCTTTGACAAGGATGCCATCTGTGTGGATACTCATGTACACCGGATCATGAATATCTGGGGATATGTGAAAACAAAAACCCCCCTTGATACGGAAAAAGCATTAAGAAAAAAGCTGCCAAAAAAATTCTGGAAAGAGGTAAATCGAATTTTGGTTACCTTTGGCCAGGGTACCTGCCGCCCGGTCGGACCCCATTGTTACCGTTGTGTGCTTGAAAAACACTGCCCTAAAAAAGGGGTAAAGCCGGCAAAACCGCTTAAAAAGAAATGA
- a CDS encoding proline dehydrogenase family protein produces the protein MLHKIISRTLPYFPPKLIWQFSKSYIAGKTTQDAINVTKALNREKVMVTLDILGEFIKNMSQAAKNRDAYLALIRTIEAAGINANYSVKPTMFGLLIDKKTCFEYMRELTAEAASHGNFVRIDMEDSPCVDDSIDIFGRLKQEFPQNIGLVIQAYLKRTLGDLESMLDLRREDAVLNLRLVKGIYVEPAAIAYKDYHEINAHFLEDLEFMFKNDVYAAIATHDTPLIQGALDLIDKYQVPKEKYEFQMLYGVTPKKRRKLVEKGHRMRVYVPFGEQWFGYSTRRLRENPAMAKHIIKALFYKG, from the coding sequence ATGTTACATAAAATAATCAGCCGGACCCTGCCCTATTTCCCGCCAAAATTAATCTGGCAGTTTTCAAAAAGCTATATCGCAGGCAAAACCACCCAGGACGCCATTAATGTTACAAAAGCCCTGAACCGGGAAAAGGTTATGGTGACCCTTGACATTCTTGGTGAATTTATCAAAAACATGTCCCAGGCAGCAAAAAACCGGGATGCCTACCTTGCCCTTATCCGCACCATTGAAGCGGCAGGAATTAACGCCAACTACTCCGTTAAGCCTACCATGTTCGGTCTTTTAATTGATAAAAAAACCTGTTTTGAATACATGCGGGAACTTACTGCCGAGGCGGCATCCCATGGCAATTTTGTTCGCATTGACATGGAAGATTCGCCCTGTGTGGATGATTCCATTGATATTTTCGGCCGGCTTAAACAGGAATTTCCCCAAAACATCGGTCTGGTGATCCAGGCTTACTTGAAACGCACCTTAGGCGACCTGGAATCCATGCTGGATTTGCGCCGTGAAGATGCAGTTCTGAACTTGAGACTGGTCAAGGGAATCTATGTGGAACCGGCAGCCATTGCATATAAGGATTACCACGAAATTAATGCCCACTTTTTAGAAGACCTTGAATTCATGTTTAAAAACGATGTCTATGCGGCCATTGCCACCCATGACACGCCCCTGATCCAGGGGGCACTTGACCTGATCGACAAATATCAGGTACCAAAGGAAAAATACGAATTCCAGATGCTCTACGGCGTAACACCCAAAAAGCGCCGGAAGCTTGTAGAAAAAGGTCACAGGATGCGGGTTTACGTACCTTTTGGAGAACAGTGGTTTGGTTATTCCACCCGCAGGCTCAGAGAAAATCCGGCCATGGCCAAGCACATTATCAAGGCCTTGTTTTATAAGGGATAA
- a CDS encoding DMT family transporter codes for MKQAVLYLVTLLIWGSTWIAIKFQLGYVDPMVSVIYRFGLASVLLFGGCKALRLSLKFSLHNHLFMALLGVSLFSINYWLIYEAEVYLTSGIAAVVYSSLVFFNIANNALFRGVPVNRRTLIGAVVGICGISLIYMREINSFSLADQGVKGLILALSSVMLASLGNITSARNTKAKIPVIQANTFGMAYGTLFLIIVALCMEKNFTFSFSVPYIGSLVFLSLFGSIVAFGTYLTLIGTMGADKASYAITVVPVVALIISTFAEGYVWTIEAMAGLGFVLAGSIIVLVRKPA; via the coding sequence ATGAAACAGGCCGTGCTTTATTTGGTGACATTATTAATTTGGGGTTCCACCTGGATTGCAATCAAATTTCAACTAGGGTATGTGGACCCCATGGTATCTGTCATTTACCGGTTCGGCTTGGCATCTGTCTTGCTGTTCGGTGGTTGCAAAGCCTTGCGCCTCTCTTTGAAGTTTTCATTACACAATCATTTATTTATGGCTCTTCTGGGCGTTTCCCTTTTTTCCATCAACTACTGGTTGATTTATGAAGCCGAGGTTTATCTGACTTCAGGAATCGCTGCTGTTGTGTATTCTTCACTGGTGTTTTTTAATATTGCCAACAATGCCCTTTTCCGTGGGGTGCCTGTAAACCGTAGAACACTTATCGGTGCTGTAGTCGGCATTTGCGGTATCAGTTTGATCTACATGCGTGAAATCAATTCATTCAGTTTGGCTGACCAGGGGGTTAAAGGTCTGATTCTTGCCTTGTCCTCGGTGATGCTTGCATCCCTTGGCAATATTACCTCTGCCCGAAACACCAAAGCGAAAATTCCCGTGATCCAGGCCAACACCTTCGGCATGGCCTACGGGACTTTATTTTTGATTATTGTTGCCCTTTGCATGGAGAAAAATTTTACATTCTCTTTTTCTGTGCCATATATCGGGTCCTTGGTTTTCCTTTCTCTGTTTGGTTCAATCGTTGCCTTTGGCACCTATCTGACCCTGATCGGAACCATGGGGGCTGATAAAGCGTCCTATGCCATCACCGTGGTGCCGGTGGTGGCGCTTATTATTTCCACCTTTGCGGAAGGCTATGTCTGGACCATTGAGGCCATGGCAGGCTTGGGTTTTGTTTTGGCCGGAAGCATCATTGTTCTGGTCCGGAAACCTGCCTGA
- a CDS encoding ribonuclease J → MLKLIPLGGLGEIGLNMMVVEYDNVIFIIDAGIMFPEDHMLGVDIVIPAMDYLRENMDKIEGIILTHAHEDHIGALPYLLREIRLPVYGTAFTLEIVRNKLIEFDLNTRVDLNLVNPGEVLTIEPFDIEFIRVSHSTIDGVGMAITTPEGVVVHTGDFRISHSADIMKNTDISSFARFGEKGVMALLSDSTNVEVEGYSISEEKVAKNLGKLVEASPGRVIVALFASNVFRIQQVIDIARHNNRRVIFNGRSMEQITDVAMRLGYLDCPPGLVVDIKQIHKLEDHEVVIITTGSQGEPMSALARMASGVHKHIHVRKGDTVLLSSKHIPGNEKAIAGIINKLYRRGAEVVYSKIARIHASGHAHQEELKMMINLTKPKYFIPIHGEYRHLVVHARLAEKLGMPRSNVIVAENGQVIAFDKEKGGRLEERVQTGRILVDGKGIGDVGRSVLKERRELSEGGLVVVTMIIDEETGVVLYGPELISKGFVFDSATGYLVDDAQCVILEIVEEIEAGIDSRVELIRKKLQRALKQYFTFAINRRPLIVPVIIEI, encoded by the coding sequence ATGCTTAAACTCATACCCCTTGGAGGTCTTGGAGAAATAGGCCTGAACATGATGGTGGTGGAATATGATAACGTCATTTTCATCATTGACGCAGGCATCATGTTTCCTGAAGATCATATGCTGGGCGTTGATATTGTTATCCCGGCCATGGATTACCTTCGGGAAAATATGGATAAAATCGAAGGCATTATCCTGACCCACGCCCATGAAGACCATATCGGTGCCTTACCCTACCTTTTGCGCGAAATTCGTCTGCCGGTATACGGCACGGCCTTTACCTTGGAGATTGTGCGCAACAAGCTCATTGAGTTTGATCTCAATACCCGTGTGGATCTCAACCTGGTCAACCCGGGAGAGGTGTTGACCATTGAACCCTTTGATATTGAGTTCATCCGGGTCAGCCACTCCACCATTGACGGTGTGGGTATGGCCATCACAACCCCCGAAGGTGTTGTGGTCCATACCGGAGATTTCCGCATCAGCCACTCCGCCGACATCATGAAAAACACCGATATTTCAAGTTTTGCCCGGTTTGGCGAAAAGGGCGTGATGGCCCTGCTTTCCGATTCCACCAATGTGGAAGTAGAAGGCTATTCCATCTCTGAAGAGAAGGTTGCAAAAAATTTGGGAAAACTGGTTGAAGCCTCTCCTGGCCGGGTGATTGTTGCGCTTTTTGCCTCCAATGTGTTTCGTATCCAGCAGGTGATTGATATTGCCAGACATAACAACCGCCGGGTCATATTCAATGGGCGCAGCATGGAACAAATTACGGATGTGGCCATGCGTTTGGGCTATCTTGACTGCCCCCCGGGCCTGGTAGTGGATATCAAACAGATTCATAAGCTTGAAGACCATGAAGTGGTGATCATCACCACAGGTTCCCAGGGCGAGCCCATGTCTGCCTTGGCCCGTATGGCCTCGGGCGTTCATAAGCATATCCATGTCCGCAAAGGGGATACCGTGCTTTTATCAAGCAAACATATCCCGGGTAATGAAAAAGCCATTGCCGGCATTATTAACAAGCTTTACCGAAGGGGCGCTGAAGTCGTCTATTCCAAGATTGCCCGTATTCATGCTTCGGGCCATGCCCACCAGGAAGAGCTTAAGATGATGATCAATCTGACGAAACCTAAGTATTTTATTCCCATCCATGGTGAATACCGGCATCTTGTGGTGCATGCACGGCTTGCCGAAAAACTGGGTATGCCCCGCAGTAACGTGATTGTGGCTGAAAACGGTCAGGTCATTGCCTTTGATAAGGAAAAAGGGGGCAGGCTTGAAGAACGGGTGCAGACCGGCCGGATTCTTGTGGACGGAAAAGGTATCGGGGATGTGGGCCGTTCCGTGCTGAAAGAACGCCGGGAACTGTCCGAAGGCGGCCTTGTGGTGGTGACCATGATCATTGATGAAGAGACCGGAGTGGTGCTTTACGGGCCGGAACTGATTTCCAAAGGGTTTGTATTTGATTCCGCCACAGGTTACCTTGTGGACGATGCCCAGTGCGTGATTCTGGAAATAGTTGAAGAGATTGAAGCCGGGATTGATTCCCGGGTGGAACTGATTCGAAAAAAACTGCAGCGGGCACTTAAGCAGTATTTTACTTTCGCCATAAATCGCAGACCTCTGATTGTACCCGTTATTATTGAAATATGA